The following proteins come from a genomic window of Pseudomonas cichorii:
- a CDS encoding MotA/TolQ/ExbB proton channel family protein: MIVPAVLWALILFSVLSWALLLIKSAQYMRQKSQNKQFTQAFWSAPDLLTAAEHASQYPGALARIANSGFEAMAVEDAPRTTQQLAHTINRSDRLERNLRQQIQKERRALENGQAILASIGSTAPFIGLFGTVWGIMEALQSIGLTGSASLEAVAGPIGHALVATGVGIAVAVPAVLIYNFFLRRLKLAVADMDDFAHDFDSLAQRSAFAVTRQPIATRHNHSVREAS, from the coding sequence ATGATTGTCCCGGCCGTGCTCTGGGCACTCATTCTGTTTTCCGTATTGAGCTGGGCCCTGTTGCTGATCAAGTCGGCGCAGTACATGAGGCAGAAATCCCAGAACAAACAGTTCACCCAGGCCTTCTGGAGTGCCCCGGATCTGCTGACGGCGGCCGAACACGCTTCCCAGTATCCGGGCGCACTGGCCCGTATCGCCAACAGCGGCTTTGAAGCGATGGCGGTCGAAGACGCACCTCGTACCACCCAGCAACTGGCCCACACCATCAACCGTTCCGACCGCCTGGAACGCAATCTGCGCCAACAGATCCAGAAAGAACGCCGGGCACTGGAAAACGGTCAGGCCATTCTGGCCAGTATCGGCAGCACCGCACCTTTCATCGGCCTGTTCGGTACGGTCTGGGGCATCATGGAGGCACTGCAAAGCATCGGCCTCACGGGTTCGGCCAGCCTTGAAGCGGTGGCAGGCCCCATCGGCCACGCTCTGGTTGCCACCGGGGTCGGGATCGCCGTCGCGGTGCCAGCGGTGCTGATCTACAACTTCTTCCTGCGCCGCCTGAAGCTGGCCGTGGCCGACATGGACGACTTCGCCCATGACTTCGATTCGCTCGCTCAGCGCAGCGCCTTCGCCGTCACGCGTCAACCCATCGCCACCCGCCACAACCACTCCGTTCGGGAGGCAAGCTAA
- a CDS encoding ExbD/TolR family protein, with protein MAFSNQDSDEVLSEMNVTPLVDVMLVLLVVFIVTTPLMTNAIKVNLPKTDSVAPAEKKDPVVVSVDQDGKFYLAKSEIAPELLERSLQDEKAKDPEIRVQLQADTAVNYGQVAKAMASIERSGITKISVMTSK; from the coding sequence ATGGCCTTTTCCAACCAGGACAGCGATGAAGTGCTCAGCGAAATGAACGTCACGCCATTGGTGGATGTGATGCTCGTGCTGCTGGTGGTGTTCATCGTCACCACACCGCTGATGACCAATGCGATCAAGGTCAACCTGCCCAAGACCGACTCGGTGGCACCAGCCGAGAAAAAGGACCCGGTGGTGGTCAGCGTCGATCAGGACGGCAAGTTCTATCTGGCCAAATCTGAAATTGCCCCCGAACTGCTGGAAAGAAGCCTGCAGGACGAGAAGGCCAAAGACCCGGAAATCCGCGTCCAGTTGCAGGCCGATACGGCCGTGAACTATGGCCAGGTGGCCAAGGCCATGGCCTCGATCGAGCGATCGGGCATTACGAAGATATCCGTCATGACCTCGAAATGA